A segment of the Homoserinimonas aerilata genome:
CCCCGCCGGGGTGACATCCCCATCGGGACCCAGCTCGGGCGCGTCAGGAGTCTCCAACCAGGGGTTGGCGGAGGTGAGCGCCTCGGCGATGGCCGCGCGAGCGAAGAACTGCCCGCAGGAGAGACAGCGGACCCGCTCCATGGAACCGTGGAGATCGACGACCTTCTCCGACCCGGCCCGGAGGTGGAGCCCGTCGACGTTCTGCGTGATGACGCCGTTGGTCACACCGGCCGCCTCGAGCGCGGCCAGAGCCCTGTGCCCGTTGTTGGGAGCGGCAGACGAGAAGCGACGCCACCCGAGATGACTGCCCGCCCAATAGCGTTTGCGATAGGACTCGCTGTCGAGGAACTCCGAGAAGGTCATCGGATTGCGTACGGGGGCGCCCTCACCCCGGTAATCGGGGATTCCGGAGTCGGTACTCACCCCTGCACCCGTCAGCACCGCAAGTCTGCGACCCTGCACAAGCGCGGCGATCCGCTCGACGGGCGACTCTGAGTCGGGCATCCATCCTCCAGTTCGCATGCGCGAAAGAACCTGCACACGGCTCGAACCACATGCCGGTTCTCAGCTTCTCACACTGTGAACGCGGCGGTTATCCGATATGTTTCCGGAGGCACAGCCGTGCGGCGAGCGGGCCGCGCATCCGCCGGAAGGGGCAGCCATGCGTGTTGAACGCGTCACCGATCTGGAGGTAGAAGGGCTCGCCGACTACGCGAGGCTCACCGATGTGGTGCTGCGTCGCCTCTCCGAGCCCGCGGGCGGTCTCTACATAGCGGAGTCCGTCAAGGTCATCGCTCGGGCCCTCGAGGCCGGGCACAGGCCGCGCTCATTCCTCGTGCTCGAGAAGTGGCTCGATGATCTGGCGCCGTTGGCCGAGAGATTCGACGTTCCCGTCTTCATCGGCGAAGACGAGCTGCTCAGCGGGCTGACCGGCTTCAGCCTGCACCGGGGCGCACTCGCATCGATGCACAGGCCTCCTCTGCGTCCCTTCGATGAGCTGCTCGAGGGCGCGACCCGGGTTGTCGTGCTCGAGGACCTCGCCGATCACACCAATGTCGGGGCCGTCTTCCGCGCTGCGGCGGGGCTGGGGGCGGATGCCGTGCTCATCTCACCCCGATGTGCCGACCCCTTCTACCGCAGGAGCGTGCGCGTGAGCATGGGGACCGTGCTGCAGGTGCCGTGGACCCGCATGCCGGAGTGGGATGAGGCCGGCCCGGTCCTCTCAGCGCACGGCTTCCACATCGCATCACTCGCCCTCTCCGACGACGCCGTCTCGCTCGACGACTTTGCGGCAAACGCACCGGACAAGGTCGCGCTCGTGCTCGGCACGGAGGGCGACGGACTGAGCCGGGCAGCCCTCGCCGCAGCCGACACCGTCGTCACGATCCCCATGTTCGGGGGAGTCGACTCCCTCAACGTCGCCGCCGCTGCCGCCGTCGCCATCTGGGCTCTCCGCGACCCGGCACGGGCATCCTAGGATTGCCGGGTGCCGAACACTCCGAACAGGGTCTACCGTCGACGGCGTCTGGCCGTGCTCGGCGGGCTCACGGCGTTCATCACGGCGCTCGCCTATCTTCCGCTGACGCTTCTCGCGCCCATCGGCCCCTACACACCGAGCACGATCGACTTCACGACGCCGGAGACAGCCGCCGTCGAGCTGAGCTGGCCGAGCAGCTCGGCCGTGGCGATCGGTGCCGTCGGCTTTCCCGGGGTACTCGCCTCCAGCGGGAGTGCTGATCCGCTCCCGATCGCGAGCATCACGAAGGTGATCGGCGCGCTGGTCATATTGGAGGCGCATCCGCTCACCCTCGGGGAGTCAGGCCCGGATATCGCATTCACTGAGACCGACGTCGGCTACTACTGGGACTACAGGGCGGTGCTCGGATCCGT
Coding sequences within it:
- a CDS encoding NAD-dependent protein deacetylase, with translation MPDSESPVERIAALVQGRRLAVLTGAGVSTDSGIPDYRGEGAPVRNPMTFSEFLDSESYRKRYWAGSHLGWRRFSSAAPNNGHRALAALEAAGVTNGVITQNVDGLHLRAGSEKVVDLHGSMERVRCLSCGQFFARAAIAEALTSANPWLETPDAPELGPDGDVTPAGISEFVLPQCTVCGGVLKPDVVFFGEFVPTERFAEARALVQSADALLIAGSSLVVNSGIRLLEVALRRHVPVIIVNRGVTKGDSRATLKVDAGTSQTLAALAERLIG
- a CDS encoding TrmH family RNA methyltransferase, whose protein sequence is MRVERVTDLEVEGLADYARLTDVVLRRLSEPAGGLYIAESVKVIARALEAGHRPRSFLVLEKWLDDLAPLAERFDVPVFIGEDELLSGLTGFSLHRGALASMHRPPLRPFDELLEGATRVVVLEDLADHTNVGAVFRAAAGLGADAVLISPRCADPFYRRSVRVSMGTVLQVPWTRMPEWDEAGPVLSAHGFHIASLALSDDAVSLDDFAANAPDKVALVLGTEGDGLSRAALAAADTVVTIPMFGGVDSLNVAAAAAVAIWALRDPARAS